One Weissella coleopterorum DNA segment encodes these proteins:
- the glpK gene encoding glycerol kinase GlpK → MTSSGYVMAIDQGTTSTRVIVYDHNGNTIGRIKKNVDQHIRFNGWIEHDANQIWSDVRQLMHEILINLSISSEDIITIGITNQRETTVLWDKNTGEPIAPAIGWQSKQSNEISEDLKSAGLEQFIYSKTGLWIDSYFSATKIMWLVKENPYVQMLIDKNQLAFGTIDSWLLWKLTDGNVHATDYTNASRTMLFNIHTLNWDEELLDLFNIDESILPEVKNSSDDFGSTVLNGIKVPIGALAGDQQAALVGHKAFNDGDIKSTYGTGAFIVMNTGNIPLISKNKLLTTIAYGINGEINYALEGSIFVAGSAVQWLEEGMEIIDNASLSSAYAYRSRNTLPFQDIYLVPAFTGLGAPYWDQKIRGAIFGLTRSTRKEDLVRATIEALAYQTKDILDVMIEDSDINISSLFIDGGAASNEYLHEFMANLLQIDINRPTNLEMTSRGIAYLAGLKYNVWDSIDKLPKTPELLTINFEKELQEDLRNKYIKWQNAVMSAQKFAFDG, encoded by the coding sequence ATGACAAGCAGTGGTTATGTGATGGCCATAGATCAGGGTACCACGAGTACTCGCGTTATTGTATATGATCATAATGGGAATACCATTGGTAGGATCAAAAAGAATGTAGATCAACATATTAGATTCAACGGTTGGATAGAACACGATGCTAATCAAATCTGGAGTGATGTACGACAACTTATGCACGAAATCTTAATCAATTTATCGATTAGTTCGGAAGATATTATTACAATAGGTATAACAAATCAACGCGAGACTACAGTTTTATGGGATAAAAATACCGGGGAACCGATCGCTCCAGCAATTGGTTGGCAGTCGAAACAGTCGAATGAAATTTCGGAAGATTTGAAGTCAGCTGGGTTAGAGCAATTTATTTATAGTAAAACAGGATTATGGATAGATTCATATTTTTCAGCTACAAAAATAATGTGGCTAGTTAAAGAAAATCCATATGTACAAATGCTAATTGATAAAAACCAGTTAGCATTCGGTACAATTGATTCTTGGCTATTGTGGAAACTAACTGATGGTAATGTACATGCAACAGATTATACTAATGCTTCTAGGACGATGCTATTTAATATACATACATTAAATTGGGATGAAGAATTACTGGACTTATTTAATATAGATGAAAGTATACTTCCAGAAGTTAAAAATTCATCTGATGATTTTGGGAGCACGGTATTAAATGGTATTAAAGTTCCAATTGGTGCGTTAGCCGGTGATCAGCAAGCAGCACTAGTTGGACACAAGGCTTTTAACGATGGAGATATTAAAAGTACATATGGAACGGGTGCTTTTATCGTAATGAATACAGGAAATATTCCACTTATCTCTAAAAATAAGTTATTGACAACGATTGCGTATGGAATAAATGGTGAGATTAATTATGCATTGGAAGGTTCTATTTTTGTGGCAGGGTCTGCGGTTCAGTGGTTAGAAGAAGGGATGGAAATTATTGATAATGCATCTCTATCATCTGCATATGCATATCGGTCTAGAAACACATTACCTTTCCAAGACATTTACTTAGTGCCAGCTTTTACTGGATTAGGAGCGCCATATTGGGACCAAAAAATTAGAGGTGCTATTTTTGGGTTAACGAGATCAACTAGAAAAGAAGACCTAGTTAGAGCTACGATAGAGGCATTAGCATACCAAACTAAAGATATTTTAGATGTAATGATTGAGGATTCTGATATTAATATTTCAAGTTTATTTATAGATGGTGGAGCAGCATCCAATGAATATTTACATGAGTTCATGGCAAACTTATTACAAATTGACATTAATAGGCCAACGAATTTAGAGATGACGTCTCGTGGTATAGCGTATTTAGCTGGCTTGAAATATAATGTTTGGGATTCAATAGACAAACTACCAAAAACACCGGAATTACTAACTATTAATTTCGAAAAAGAACTTCAAGAAGATCTGAGAAATAAATATATAAAATGGCAAAATGCAGTTATGTCTGCACAAAAATTTGCCTTTGATGGATAA
- a CDS encoding LysR family transcriptional regulator produces the protein MFDLFETFITVYETKSFTHAAQHLFISQPTVTVRIKKLEHELKTTLFLRDQNHQVIPTEAATLFYPQAVSQLKDWQQFQANMHQRSADKIPFRIAVSHSAATSIMPIIFKALNPFLDTLDLTIEMQNSEEVFQLVCNHAISFGIIEKPIRGDQTQSFALFSDELVLAGPQDTGNFFIREEGSGVSHYTKQYLKSTSLKIDHLISMNSNDMIVAHLQAGLGASLISRRFITPSMPFQELDHQYHRIFYGLAYLDERDPIVLKIINAIRTLGTLYK, from the coding sequence ATGTTTGATTTATTTGAAACTTTTATTACAGTTTATGAAACCAAAAGTTTTACCCATGCTGCCCAACATCTCTTCATTTCACAACCCACTGTCACCGTCCGTATCAAAAAGCTAGAGCATGAACTCAAAACAACACTTTTCTTACGCGATCAAAATCATCAAGTCATCCCGACCGAAGCTGCGACCCTGTTTTATCCCCAGGCGGTCAGTCAACTTAAGGATTGGCAACAATTTCAAGCTAACATGCACCAACGCTCAGCTGATAAAATCCCTTTTAGAATCGCCGTTTCTCATAGTGCCGCTACCAGTATCATGCCCATCATTTTCAAAGCGCTAAACCCATTTCTAGATACTTTAGATTTAACCATTGAAATGCAAAATTCTGAAGAAGTTTTTCAATTAGTATGTAACCATGCCATCTCCTTTGGCATTATTGAAAAACCGATTCGTGGCGACCAAACCCAAAGTTTTGCACTGTTTTCAGACGAATTGGTCCTAGCTGGTCCCCAAGATACTGGTAATTTTTTCATTCGTGAAGAAGGTTCTGGCGTTAGTCATTATACTAAACAATATTTGAAATCAACTAGTTTAAAAATTGATCATTTAATTAGTATGAATAGTAATGATATGATTGTGGCGCACCTACAGGCCGGTTTAGGAGCCTCACTAATCTCCAGACGCTTTATTACTCCTTCGATGCCATTCCAAGAATTAGATCATCAATATCACCGTATTTTTTACGGGTTGGCTTACCTGGACGAACGAGATCCGATAGTTTTGAAAATCATCAATGCCATTCGTACTCTTGGTACGTTATATAAATAA
- the hrcA gene encoding heat-inducible transcriptional repressor HrcA, protein MLTERQRIILNAIIADYIRFGKAVGSKALLVDINLPVSSATIRNEMAQLEGQGLIQKEHTSSGRIPSQEGYRYYVDYLMTSRRSSQEERQQIYRTFSRRFQQVDDLLIQVTKFMANITGYTTIALKPATIDVKLSGFQLIPIDGQQIMAVLVTSNGQTASQSFRLPKGTSIEELEMIVTYINHQLVGRPIREALQSLSGDLPLDLERTICSPQAFLQLFGDMLSQAIQDKVFIGGSLNVMDFTTDNDLKDIKALYQLLDDPEEMHRIIGSANEGVFVQIGEENTNEILKPYSLVSTRYQIPMHGFGELAILGPTNMPYAKIVTILNEVRQAVVEELQEYY, encoded by the coding sequence ATGTTAACAGAACGGCAAAGAATCATTTTAAATGCGATTATTGCTGATTACATCCGATTTGGAAAAGCTGTTGGCTCAAAAGCTTTGTTGGTTGATATAAATCTACCGGTTAGTTCGGCGACAATTCGAAATGAGATGGCACAGTTAGAAGGGCAGGGATTGATTCAAAAGGAACATACTTCTTCTGGACGAATCCCTTCTCAAGAGGGTTACCGTTATTATGTTGATTATTTAATGACGTCCCGTCGGTCTTCTCAAGAGGAACGGCAACAAATCTATCGCACCTTTAGTCGGAGATTTCAACAAGTTGATGATTTGTTAATTCAAGTTACCAAATTTATGGCGAATATCACAGGATATACCACCATTGCGTTGAAACCAGCTACCATTGATGTAAAACTTTCGGGCTTTCAACTGATTCCAATTGATGGGCAACAAATTATGGCGGTCTTGGTCACTAGTAATGGACAAACTGCCAGTCAAAGTTTCCGACTCCCTAAGGGAACATCGATTGAAGAATTAGAGATGATTGTCACGTATATTAATCATCAATTGGTTGGTCGTCCCATTCGAGAAGCACTACAGAGTTTAAGCGGTGATCTACCGCTAGACTTAGAACGAACAATTTGTTCGCCCCAAGCCTTCTTACAGTTGTTTGGAGATATGCTCTCGCAAGCTATTCAAGATAAGGTGTTTATTGGGGGGAGCTTGAATGTGATGGACTTTACGACTGATAACGATTTAAAGGATATTAAGGCGCTTTACCAATTGTTAGATGATCCAGAAGAAATGCATCGAATTATTGGCTCCGCAAATGAGGGTGTTTTCGTTCAGATTGGTGAAGAAAATACGAATGAAATTTTAAAACCTTATAGTTTAGTTTCAACGCGGTATCAAATTCCAATGCATGGCTTTGGAGAGTTGGCAATTTTAGGACCGACAAATATGCCCTACGCTAAAATCGTAACCATTTTGAATGAAGTACGCCAAGCAGTAGTAGAAGAATTACAAGAATATTATTAG
- a CDS encoding C40 family peptidase: MTSQSFPSRSSRYSKKPQKRPKKKHKSKRKNLLFKWIGFLLLILIALLCLFKFQVFTIHGDSKQYHLANGTKVELQTINFKTYLLNADTQKKLTGLQTLDNKQYYFNTHNGEMVHGLKKLDDNYYYFTKDGSDDAIQAYEHVASNLKSDNSIIEKVISSGSKLVGKSPYVYGGGRTQSDIAKNRFDCSSFVSWFYRKAGQPLVVQAYTRTSLLATTGTSHTWDTKERGDLLVTPDGYSEERQHVAIYLGGNFILHDAASQNGVTITRLNQLVNPKTSSTLTWEALFKPGYVQREV; encoded by the coding sequence ATGACCAGTCAATCATTTCCCTCAAGAAGTTCCCGGTATAGTAAAAAGCCTCAAAAGAGGCCGAAAAAAAAGCATAAATCTAAACGTAAGAACCTTCTTTTTAAATGGATTGGTTTCTTACTATTAATCTTAATTGCGTTGCTTTGTCTATTTAAATTTCAGGTCTTTACCATTCACGGTGATTCTAAGCAGTATCACCTTGCTAACGGTACCAAGGTGGAGTTACAAACCATCAACTTTAAAACTTATCTCTTAAATGCTGATACTCAAAAAAAGCTGACAGGGCTACAAACTCTAGATAATAAACAGTACTATTTTAATACACATAACGGTGAAATGGTGCATGGCTTGAAGAAGCTTGATGATAATTATTATTACTTTACCAAAGATGGATCTGATGATGCCATTCAGGCTTATGAACACGTTGCCTCTAATTTGAAATCAGACAATTCCATCATTGAAAAAGTTATTTCCTCTGGTTCTAAATTAGTTGGTAAGAGCCCATATGTCTATGGTGGTGGTCGGACGCAATCTGATATTGCTAAAAATCGTTTTGATTGTTCCTCGTTTGTATCTTGGTTCTATCGCAAAGCCGGACAACCACTTGTAGTTCAGGCTTATACTAGAACTTCCCTACTTGCCACAACTGGGACTTCCCATACTTGGGATACCAAGGAACGAGGAGACCTCCTAGTGACACCTGATGGATACTCGGAAGAGCGCCAGCATGTTGCCATTTATTTAGGCGGGAACTTTATTCTCCACGATGCGGCTTCACAAAACGGTGTGACGATTACGCGGCTTAATCAACTTGTTAATCCTAAGACTTCTTCAACATTAACGTGGGAAGCATTATTTAAGCCTGGTTATGTTCAACGTGAAGTTTAG
- the rpoD gene encoding RNA polymerase sigma factor RpoD, which translates to MPKKVEQTDVEFDQKGFDKAIKDLVKDYKKATSIKEDELHETLVKRWNLNAPQIDELYDKVEAAGISIVDEQGEPAARALNNQKNALSEKELKQAAEAPTGIKINDPVRMYLKEIGRVSLLTGEEEVALAERIEDGDASAKQELAEANLRLVVSIAKRYVGRGMQFLDLIQEGNMGLMKAVEKFDYRKGFKFSTYATWWIRQAITRAIADQARTIRIPVHMVETINKLIRIQRSLLSDLGREPTPEEIGAEMDIATEKVRDILKIAQEPVSLETPIGEEDDSHLGDFIEDNEAISPADSAAYQMLKEQLESVLDTLTDREENVLRLRFGLEDGRTRTLEEVGKVFGVTRERIRQIEAKALRKLRHPTRSKQLRDFLD; encoded by the coding sequence ATGCCAAAAAAAGTAGAGCAAACTGATGTGGAATTCGATCAAAAAGGCTTTGATAAAGCAATCAAGGATTTGGTTAAAGACTACAAAAAAGCAACGTCAATTAAAGAAGATGAGTTACATGAAACTTTAGTTAAACGTTGGAATTTAAATGCACCGCAAATTGATGAATTATATGATAAAGTGGAAGCGGCTGGGATCTCAATTGTTGATGAACAAGGTGAGCCAGCCGCGCGTGCTTTGAATAATCAAAAAAATGCCTTAAGTGAAAAAGAATTAAAACAAGCTGCTGAAGCTCCGACTGGTATTAAGATTAATGACCCGGTCCGGATGTACCTTAAAGAAATTGGTCGGGTAAGTTTGCTAACCGGTGAAGAAGAGGTGGCATTGGCTGAGCGGATTGAAGATGGGGACGCCAGTGCGAAGCAAGAATTGGCTGAAGCAAACTTACGTTTAGTTGTTTCGATTGCCAAACGTTATGTCGGTCGTGGAATGCAATTTTTAGATTTAATTCAAGAAGGAAATATGGGATTGATGAAGGCCGTTGAAAAGTTTGATTACCGAAAAGGATTTAAATTTTCAACCTATGCAACATGGTGGATTCGTCAAGCTATTACCCGTGCAATTGCGGATCAAGCCCGAACGATCCGAATTCCTGTTCACATGGTTGAAACGATCAATAAATTGATTCGGATTCAACGTTCATTGCTATCTGATTTAGGACGTGAGCCAACGCCCGAAGAAATTGGGGCTGAAATGGATATTGCAACTGAAAAAGTTCGCGATATTTTGAAAATAGCTCAGGAACCAGTTTCATTGGAAACTCCGATTGGGGAAGAGGATGATTCTCATCTTGGCGATTTCATTGAAGATAATGAAGCAATCTCACCAGCAGATTCTGCGGCATATCAAATGTTGAAAGAGCAATTAGAGTCGGTCTTGGACACTTTAACGGACCGCGAAGAGAACGTCTTACGGCTTCGGTTTGGTTTAGAAGATGGTCGGACGCGAACTTTGGAAGAAGTTGGTAAGGTATTTGGGGTTACTCGAGAACGAATCCGACAAATTGAAGCAAAAGCGTTACGAAAGTTGCGCCATCCAACGCGTTCAAAGCAATTACGAGATTTCTTAGACTAA
- a CDS encoding heavy metal-binding domain-containing protein — protein sequence MNNIIVVTSEKIANYEITANLGEVFGLTTRSRNVFSSLGQALKAVVGGEIKGYTKLQDTAREEAIQRMRKHALELGADADIMFRFDSSSASMGDSVTAYGTAVKIKNLTSTNN from the coding sequence TTGAATAATATTATCGTTGTTACTTCAGAAAAAATTGCTAATTATGAAATCACTGCGAATTTAGGAGAGGTCTTTGGGTTAACAACCCGCTCAAGAAACGTCTTTTCCAGCTTAGGTCAAGCTTTAAAAGCTGTTGTGGGTGGAGAAATCAAAGGCTATACTAAACTTCAGGATACTGCTCGTGAAGAGGCTATTCAAAGAATGCGGAAACATGCTCTAGAATTAGGCGCCGACGCCGACATCATGTTCCGCTTCGACTCATCTTCGGCTTCAATGGGCGATTCAGTTACTGCTTATGGTACAGCGGTTAAAATTAAAAATTTAACATCCACTAATAATTAA
- a CDS encoding YeiH family protein encodes MKIKQNMWLGIIVTVLVSIISEFLSKFMPSLGAEAIALILGIILGNTLLRQPQLVAGVRWSEKYPIEIGIALLGIEVTLQTIRSLGWQGIIYIIILMTATILFVMWIGKLIFKVDQKSGMLMGAGNAVCGSSAIAAVAPEINATDTQRRTAVATVSLSGVVLLFILPIIGPAVFHGNDLLIGALIGGTVQSVGQVIGTASLVNPQVIDYATLYKMLRVVMLAVVVLIMSTIVKRRDFKMRSNEMAQGKKHIKVYKLVPWFIYTFIILLFVSSIVSIPHSVVQGAKTITGFFGVVNLAGIGLNLKWQTIANSGLKYLGYGFMTIVFQVGMALLLINMIY; translated from the coding sequence ATGAAAATTAAGCAAAATATGTGGCTTGGTATAATCGTTACCGTATTGGTATCAATTATATCTGAATTTCTCAGTAAATTTATGCCTAGTCTAGGAGCGGAAGCCATCGCCTTGATTCTAGGAATTATTTTAGGAAATACGTTGTTAAGACAGCCGCAATTAGTAGCTGGAGTTAGATGGTCAGAAAAGTATCCGATTGAAATTGGAATTGCATTATTGGGGATTGAGGTCACATTACAAACAATTCGTTCGTTAGGTTGGCAGGGAATTATTTATATCATTATCTTAATGACCGCTACGATTTTATTCGTGATGTGGATTGGTAAGCTGATCTTTAAAGTCGATCAAAAATCGGGGATGTTAATGGGGGCTGGTAACGCTGTCTGTGGTTCCAGTGCTATTGCGGCGGTGGCACCCGAAATTAATGCAACTGATACGCAACGACGGACAGCGGTGGCGACCGTATCATTGTCCGGAGTGGTATTGTTATTTATTTTGCCTATCATTGGTCCGGCGGTATTTCATGGAAATGATCTCCTAATTGGGGCATTAATCGGTGGAACCGTTCAATCTGTTGGACAAGTGATTGGAACCGCTTCGCTCGTGAATCCGCAAGTAATTGACTATGCAACCTTATACAAAATGTTACGAGTGGTTATGTTAGCTGTGGTGGTTTTAATTATGTCTACAATTGTTAAACGCCGTGATTTTAAAATGCGGTCAAATGAAATGGCTCAGGGAAAAAAGCATATTAAGGTATATAAATTAGTGCCTTGGTTTATCTACACCTTTATTATTTTATTGTTCGTTAGTTCAATCGTAAGTATTCCACATTCAGTTGTGCAGGGAGCTAAGACAATAACCGGATTCTTTGGAGTTGTTAACTTGGCTGGGATTGGTTTGAACTTAAAGTGGCAAACCATTGCTAATTCCGGTTTGAAATATCTCGGTTATGGATTTATGACGATTGTATTCCAGGTTGGAATGGCTTTACTTCTAATTAATATGATTTATTAA
- a CDS encoding GGDEF domain-containing protein has product MLNNMLVTANQFFDVFIHVFNASSFEGLFIVFGLIIICYIAVGMLDDNFFQNRALQKRTAMIVGFVPLIAVLFLQLYWMATKADKLSLYESNLQLVLIFYFLLMFNTKIQVYVDSALAIVLTGIFILDSPDYISGSSLFIGLVGLILIIITMYIIQKYAQKIVESWLLQVTAVLFFANAWWLMLSLSEDVSIMLYIALVLKFIFFISIILGINQIIVRRWQKYQQMMDELNKDFLTGIFNREAFDEDFTTLFIESNQTNFDWTFIMFDIDNFKSFNDNYGHLMGDEVLKEVTKTVQETLNHSYIGGKLYRLGGEEFGILIRKQDHERIEQLVRQIGSEIHSIDIKRAEFDVRLSISMGMTMFRADSDANVRQIYDRADGFVYYSKQHGKDALTDEGNLIHFE; this is encoded by the coding sequence ATGTTAAATAATATGTTGGTTACCGCCAATCAATTTTTTGATGTTTTTATTCATGTTTTTAATGCCTCCAGTTTCGAAGGTTTGTTTATTGTTTTTGGGTTAATCATAATTTGTTATATTGCGGTGGGGATGTTGGATGATAATTTTTTTCAAAATCGGGCATTACAAAAAAGAACTGCAATGATTGTCGGTTTTGTTCCGTTGATCGCAGTTCTATTCCTACAACTTTACTGGATGGCAACCAAAGCAGACAAGTTAAGTTTGTACGAATCAAATCTACAGCTTGTTTTGATTTTTTACTTCTTACTCATGTTTAATACTAAAATCCAGGTTTATGTGGATAGTGCTTTGGCGATTGTATTAACGGGGATTTTTATCTTGGATAGTCCTGATTATATCTCTGGATCAAGCCTCTTTATTGGTCTAGTTGGTCTCATCCTGATTATTATAACGATGTACATCATTCAAAAATATGCTCAAAAAATTGTGGAAAGTTGGTTACTTCAAGTGACCGCTGTCTTATTTTTTGCTAATGCTTGGTGGCTAATGTTGAGTTTGTCAGAGGACGTTAGTATTATGTTATACATCGCCTTAGTTTTGAAATTTATTTTCTTTATCAGTATTATTTTGGGAATCAATCAGATTATCGTTAGGCGTTGGCAAAAGTATCAACAAATGATGGATGAATTAAATAAAGACTTTTTAACAGGTATTTTCAATCGCGAGGCTTTTGACGAAGATTTTACAACCTTGTTTATAGAGAGCAATCAAACAAATTTTGATTGGACCTTTATTATGTTTGATATTGATAATTTCAAATCATTTAATGACAATTATGGCCATTTAATGGGCGATGAAGTTCTAAAGGAAGTTACTAAGACGGTACAAGAAACTTTAAATCATAGTTATATTGGCGGAAAGTTATATCGCTTAGGTGGAGAAGAGTTTGGTATCTTGATCCGAAAACAAGATCATGAACGAATTGAACAATTAGTTCGCCAGATTGGGTCAGAAATTCATTCGATTGATATTAAACGAGCTGAATTTGATGTGCGTTTATCAATTTCCATGGGAATGACGATGTTTCGAGCTGATTCAGATGCAAATGTACGCCAAATTTATGATCGGGCTGATGGATTTGTATATTATTCGAAGCAACATGGTAAAGATGCACTCACAGATGAAGGTAATTTAATTCATTTTGAATAA
- the grpE gene encoding nucleotide exchange factor GrpE, whose product MAENKAEQATSVDEELLEAVDETDHQTDSETIATDADVSNDENSIDVDPLQELQAKYDALEDKYLRTNAEMQNMQTRFAKEQAISLKYANQKLAKDILPALDNLERAINVDANDESAQQIKTGVEMVYKTLNSALADNDIKAVGVVGEDFDPEIHQSVQTQPADDQHPVDTVAQVLQKGYLLADRVVRPAMVVVYN is encoded by the coding sequence ATGGCCGAAAATAAGGCGGAGCAAGCAACGTCAGTTGACGAAGAATTATTGGAAGCAGTTGATGAAACAGACCATCAAACTGATAGTGAAACAATTGCAACCGATGCTGATGTTTCTAATGATGAGAATTCGATCGACGTAGATCCGTTGCAAGAATTACAAGCAAAGTATGATGCATTGGAAGACAAGTATTTGCGAACTAATGCTGAAATGCAAAATATGCAAACTCGTTTTGCAAAAGAGCAAGCAATTTCATTAAAATATGCAAATCAAAAGTTAGCGAAAGATATTCTACCAGCGCTAGATAATTTGGAACGAGCAATTAATGTTGATGCTAATGATGAATCTGCTCAACAGATTAAAACTGGAGTAGAAATGGTTTACAAGACTTTGAATAGTGCATTGGCAGATAATGACATCAAAGCGGTCGGCGTAGTGGGGGAAGATTTTGATCCTGAAATACATCAATCGGTTCAAACTCAGCCCGCAGATGATCAGCATCCAGTTGATACGGTGGCGCAAGTTTTGCAAAAAGGTTACTTGTTAGCTGATCGAGTTGTACGACCAGCGATGGTTGTTGTTTATAACTAA
- the dnaG gene encoding DNA primase: MVDVVSPYVALKKQGRNLFGRCPWHEERTPSFSVNEEKQIFHCFSCGRGGNAFTFLMEKEELSFPQAVAKVADLTGIALDTAYTATQDEKVQIPQRQRDLLALYEEATKFYHYLLVNAASGETALQYLHQRGLDDNTIDAYMLGYAPEEDALYNYFNEKKIDYQLMRESELFIVWDDGSLHDRFVDRVLFTIRNKGGAPIAFSGRRMSSDDTIAKYMNSPESVLFDKSEELFNFDLAKTTIKKSKVVILFEGFMDVIAAFQAGIHNGVASMGTSLTKAQVRRLNQNAEEIHVAYDSDAAGQAATHRAIELIDQNSSLKTKIIHIPDNQDPDEYLRSQGIDAFQEVLTRNLEDPVAFNLNYLRQDFDLSNQGDIFNYLEQVLPTLAQVKEPLVRQTFVQQLATEFNVSSSGLEEQLRSLMLQKQVIKRGPESYIEPEQVIVDRPTLFERPALSRVEQAEQILLTWMLKRQDAWLKVTSSSDFHFVDVIYETLFLLADGFKQKKQIQEIKDWAEFMDFVKEPELVRVLSQLNQIDDALMQDLEQVDEYVSVLLNQAPLEEKIKQKQRELLEAKQVHNEVLATQLSFEVLTLLREKQAKQ; the protein is encoded by the coding sequence ATTGTTGATGTGGTTAGTCCATATGTTGCTTTAAAAAAACAAGGACGCAATCTCTTTGGTCGTTGCCCCTGGCATGAAGAACGTACGCCATCATTTTCTGTCAATGAGGAAAAGCAGATTTTTCACTGTTTTTCTTGCGGGCGAGGTGGCAATGCCTTTACATTTTTAATGGAAAAAGAAGAGTTATCATTTCCACAAGCAGTGGCTAAGGTTGCTGATTTAACGGGAATAGCGCTCGATACTGCGTACACAGCGACACAAGATGAAAAAGTTCAAATTCCCCAACGTCAACGCGATCTCTTAGCATTGTATGAAGAGGCAACTAAATTTTACCATTATTTGTTAGTCAATGCTGCGTCTGGCGAAACAGCGCTACAATATCTCCATCAACGCGGACTCGACGATAATACGATCGATGCGTATATGCTAGGATATGCCCCAGAAGAAGATGCACTTTACAATTATTTTAATGAAAAAAAGATTGATTACCAGTTGATGCGAGAGTCGGAGCTCTTTATTGTTTGGGATGATGGTAGCTTGCATGATCGATTTGTTGATCGGGTCTTATTTACGATTAGAAATAAGGGCGGCGCGCCAATTGCTTTTTCAGGACGTCGTATGTCAAGTGATGACACCATCGCAAAGTATATGAATAGCCCGGAGAGTGTCCTCTTTGATAAATCGGAAGAACTATTTAATTTTGACCTAGCTAAGACGACTATTAAAAAAAGTAAAGTTGTAATCTTGTTTGAAGGATTTATGGATGTTATCGCAGCTTTTCAGGCGGGAATTCACAATGGGGTTGCATCAATGGGAACGAGCTTGACAAAAGCTCAGGTTCGGCGACTGAATCAAAATGCAGAAGAAATTCATGTGGCCTATGACTCTGATGCAGCGGGTCAAGCAGCCACCCATCGGGCGATTGAACTGATTGATCAAAATAGTTCATTAAAAACTAAAATTATTCATATCCCAGACAACCAAGATCCGGATGAATATTTACGAAGTCAAGGGATTGATGCGTTTCAAGAAGTTTTAACTCGTAATTTAGAAGATCCGGTCGCATTTAATTTGAATTATCTACGTCAAGATTTTGATTTGAGTAACCAAGGAGATATTTTTAATTATCTTGAGCAGGTTTTACCAACTTTAGCGCAGGTTAAAGAACCATTAGTGCGGCAAACTTTTGTTCAACAATTAGCGACGGAATTTAACGTTAGTAGTTCAGGTTTGGAAGAACAATTACGTAGTTTAATGTTACAAAAACAAGTGATTAAAAGAGGCCCTGAGTCATATATTGAACCGGAACAGGTTATAGTAGACCGACCGACGTTGTTCGAAAGACCCGCCTTATCACGAGTGGAGCAAGCTGAGCAAATTTTACTGACTTGGATGTTGAAACGCCAAGATGCGTGGTTAAAAGTAACTAGTAGTTCGGATTTTCATTTTGTTGATGTCATTTATGAAACGCTGTTCTTATTAGCAGATGGATTTAAACAAAAAAAACAAATTCAAGAAATCAAAGATTGGGCGGAATTTATGGATTTCGTCAAGGAGCCAGAACTGGTTCGCGTGCTTTCGCAGTTGAATCAAATTGACGATGCATTGATGCAAGATCTTGAACAAGTGGATGAGTATGTTAGCGTACTTTTAAATCAGGCACCATTGGAAGAGAAGATTAAACAAAAACAGCGAGAATTATTAGAAGCGAAACAAGTTCATAATGAAGTTTTGGCCACACAGTTAAGTTTTGAGGTGCTAACTTTATTACGGGAAAAACAAGCTAAACAATAA